The following are from one region of the Salicibibacter kimchii genome:
- a CDS encoding F0F1 ATP synthase subunit delta: MSAPAAVANRYAKALFDLANEKGVVEQINEELHGVQTVFHSVPAFQKVMAHPKMSTEEQQALLEKGFSECHPFVMNMLLLLADRGRINIVDSLVQTFQNLTDDVFQIARADVRAVRPLSDKEKEELARQFTKKVNNRQVVVTDRQDDDLIGGLIVRVGDTVYDGSVQGMLRRMERKIVSNR; this comes from the coding sequence ATGAGTGCACCGGCGGCAGTAGCCAACCGTTATGCGAAGGCGCTTTTTGATCTGGCGAATGAAAAAGGCGTGGTTGAGCAGATAAACGAAGAACTGCACGGCGTTCAGACAGTCTTTCATTCCGTACCGGCTTTTCAGAAAGTCATGGCGCACCCGAAGATGTCAACGGAGGAACAGCAAGCGTTACTGGAAAAAGGGTTTTCCGAGTGCCATCCCTTCGTTATGAATATGCTTCTTTTATTGGCAGATCGTGGGCGTATCAATATCGTTGATTCCCTCGTTCAAACATTTCAGAACCTTACAGACGACGTGTTTCAGATTGCACGGGCGGATGTGCGCGCGGTTCGACCGCTTTCCGATAAGGAAAAAGAAGAGCTTGCACGTCAGTTTACAAAAAAAGTGAACAATCGCCAAGTCGTCGTGACGGATCGTCAGGATGATGATTTGATTGGCGGTTTGATCGTACGAGTCGGAGATACCGTTTACGATGGCAGTGTGCAAGGCATGCTGCGGCGAATGGAACGGAAAATTGTCTCTAACCGGTAA